In a single window of the Caldisalinibacter kiritimatiensis genome:
- the codY gene encoding GTP-sensing pleiotropic transcriptional regulator CodY gives MGESLLQKTRRLNRLLQNTGTKPVSFSEVTKTLSEVLEANVYIASRKGKVLGFALSQGFECSIIENEVVKERRFPKEYNDELLKITETKENVREISECVFDQVSKCDYPNKITMIIPINSGSSRLGTLVLARFGREFSEEDLILAEYSATVVGMEILRAKSEEIEEEARKKAVVQMAIGTLSYSELEAVEHIFNELDGNEGLLVASKIADRVGITRSVIVNALRKFESAGLIESRSLGMKGTHIKILNDKLLDELKKVRN, from the coding sequence ATGGGTGAAAGTTTATTGCAAAAGACTAGAAGATTGAATAGATTATTACAGAATACAGGTACAAAACCTGTTTCGTTTTCAGAAGTTACAAAGACTTTAAGTGAGGTTTTAGAAGCAAATGTTTATATAGCAAGCAGAAAAGGTAAGGTTCTGGGATTTGCTTTATCACAAGGCTTCGAATGTAGTATTATTGAAAATGAAGTAGTAAAAGAAAGAAGATTTCCAAAGGAATACAACGATGAATTATTAAAGATAACTGAGACTAAAGAAAATGTTAGAGAAATAAGTGAGTGTGTATTTGACCAAGTTTCTAAATGTGACTATCCAAATAAAATTACTATGATCATACCTATTAACAGTGGAAGTTCTAGACTAGGAACATTGGTATTAGCGAGATTTGGGAGAGAATTTTCGGAGGAAGACTTAATTTTAGCAGAATATAGTGCAACAGTAGTAGGCATGGAAATTCTAAGAGCAAAAAGTGAAGAGATAGAAGAAGAAGCGAGAAAAAAAGCAGTAGTTCAAATGGCTATAGGAACATTGTCCTATTCAGAATTAGAAGCAGTTGAACATATATTCAATGAATTAGATGGAAATGAAGGACTATTAGTTGCTAGTAAAATAGCAGATAGAGTTGGTATAACACGTTCTGTTATTGTTAACGCTTTAAGAAAATTTGAAAGTGCAGGATTAATTGAATCTAGGTCATTAGGAATGAAGGGTACACACATCAAAATCTTAAATGACAAACTTTTAGATGAATTAAAAAAGGTTAGAAATTAG
- the topA gene encoding type I DNA topoisomerase, protein MAKSLVIVESPAKAKTIGKFLGKNYKVKASVGHVRDLPKSKLGIDIENDFEPRYITIRGKGPVLKELKKEAKNVEKIYLATDPDREGEAISWHLAHILGLDESENFRIEFNEITKNAIKNAIKKPRKIDKDLVDAQQARRILDRLVGYKISPLLWRKVRKGLSAGRVQSVATKLICKREREIENFKPEEYWSLNVQLKKDKNKFEASFYGELNNGKEKKIKLKDKQSVDKIIKQIKKSEFIVDEVKKGTKKRNPYPPYTTSNLQQDANKRLGFSTKKTMMIAQQLYEGIDIKGEGTVGLITYIRTDSVRISKEAMKNVNDFIVESYGEEYSSGGRQFKKGKKDVQDAHEAIRPTSVLRHPEKIKDSLKKDQYKLYKLIWERFVASQMSPALYETLSLKTKAGNTIFKASGSKLAFDGFMKVYTIKNKEKDINIPNLSKGETVKLINTEPKQHFTQPPSRYTEASLVKTLEELGIGRPSTYAPTISTIINRGYVIIENKSLKPTELGFVVTDLLSEHFKDIISEEFTAYMESKLDEVETGDMEWKTIIRDFYDKFKVTLETAENNISKVELKEEETDVKCEKCGRNMVIKHGRYGKFLACPGYPECKNTKPLIKEIGVKCPECGGDIVERRSKKGRKFYGCSNYPKCKFVSWYKPINEKCPECGSLLVEKSNKKGKTIMCMNKECGFKKQKKE, encoded by the coding sequence TAAGAGGAAAAGGACCAGTATTAAAAGAATTAAAAAAAGAAGCTAAAAATGTTGAAAAAATTTATTTAGCGACTGACCCAGATAGAGAAGGGGAAGCTATTTCATGGCATTTAGCTCATATTTTAGGCTTAGATGAAAGTGAAAACTTTAGAATTGAGTTTAATGAAATAACTAAAAATGCTATTAAAAATGCTATTAAAAAACCTAGAAAGATAGATAAAGACTTAGTAGATGCACAACAAGCTAGAAGAATATTAGATAGGTTAGTTGGTTATAAAATAAGTCCTTTATTATGGAGAAAGGTAAGAAAAGGTTTAAGTGCAGGTAGGGTACAATCGGTTGCTACAAAATTAATATGTAAGAGAGAAAGAGAAATAGAAAACTTTAAACCAGAAGAATATTGGAGTTTAAATGTACAGTTAAAAAAGGATAAAAATAAATTTGAGGCTAGTTTTTATGGAGAACTTAATAATGGTAAAGAAAAGAAAATAAAGCTAAAGGATAAACAAAGTGTAGACAAGATTATTAAACAAATAAAAAAATCTGAATTTATTGTAGATGAGGTAAAAAAAGGTACAAAAAAGAGAAATCCGTATCCACCATATACTACAAGTAATTTACAACAGGATGCAAACAAAAGATTAGGATTTTCTACTAAGAAGACTATGATGATAGCCCAGCAGTTATATGAAGGAATAGATATAAAAGGAGAAGGGACAGTTGGTTTAATTACTTATATCAGAACAGACTCTGTTAGGATATCAAAGGAAGCAATGAAAAATGTTAATGATTTTATAGTTGAAAGCTATGGTGAAGAATATTCTTCTGGTGGGAGACAATTTAAAAAAGGAAAAAAAGACGTTCAGGATGCCCACGAAGCTATAAGACCTACTTCAGTTTTAAGACATCCAGAAAAAATAAAAGATTCTTTAAAGAAAGATCAATATAAATTATATAAACTGATTTGGGAAAGATTTGTTGCTAGCCAAATGAGTCCAGCTTTATATGAAACCCTTTCTTTGAAAACCAAAGCTGGTAATACAATTTTCAAAGCTAGTGGGTCTAAACTAGCTTTTGATGGATTTATGAAGGTATATACTATTAAAAATAAGGAAAAGGATATAAACATACCAAATTTAAGTAAGGGAGAGACAGTTAAGCTAATTAATACTGAGCCTAAACAACATTTTACACAGCCACCATCTAGATATACAGAGGCTAGCTTGGTAAAAACGTTAGAAGAACTTGGTATAGGAAGACCTAGTACTTATGCTCCTACAATAAGCACTATTATAAATAGAGGTTATGTAATAATAGAGAATAAATCTTTAAAACCTACAGAGTTAGGATTTGTAGTAACAGATTTATTAAGTGAGCATTTTAAAGATATTATCAGCGAGGAATTTACTGCTTATATGGAATCAAAACTTGATGAAGTAGAAACGGGAGACATGGAATGGAAAACGATTATAAGAGATTTCTATGATAAATTTAAAGTAACACTGGAAACTGCAGAAAACAATATTAGCAAAGTAGAATTAAAAGAAGAAGAAACAGATGTTAAATGTGAAAAATGTGGTAGGAATATGGTAATTAAACATGGGAGATATGGTAAATTCTTAGCGTGTCCAGGATACCCAGAGTGTAAGAATACTAAACCTTTAATAAAAGAAATTGGAGTTAAATGTCCGGAATGCGGTGGAGATATAGTAGAAAGACGTTCGAAAAAGGGAAGGAAATTTTATGGTTGTAGTAATTATCCGAAATGTAAATTTGTATCTTGGTATAAACCTATAAACGAAAAATGTCCTGAGTGTGGTAGTTTATTGGTTGAAAAATCAAATAAAAAAGGAAAAACAATAATGTGTATGAATAAAGAGTGTGGGTTCAAAAAACAGAAGAAAGAGTAG